The DNA window TCACGCTGCTTGGTAGCTCGACCATCATGGAGTTCGACGAGAACGACTGCGGATTGAGCTTCCTCCCCATGGCCCACGTCGCAGAACGCGTGCTGGCGTTCTACGGTCGCATCAACCACGGCATCGCCACGGCCTACGCCAGCAGCGTGCCGGCGGTGCTCGAAGAGGTGAAGGAGGTGCAACCCACCATCTTCGGCAGTGTGCCGCGCATCTTCGAGAAGGCCTACGCTCGGATTCAGAGCGAAGTGCAGAAAGCTCCGCCGGGAAAACAGAAGGCTTTTCGCTGGGCCGAGGGGGTCGGGCATGAAGTCGTCGCGCTCTGGCAAGCAGGCAAACCCATCCCGCTCGGTCTGCGCATGAAACACGCTCTCGCGGACCGGCTGGTGTTCTCGAAGCTGCGCGCGGTCTTCGGCGGTCGGGTCCGATACTACGTCACGGGTGCCGCCCCCATTCCGCGCAAGATGTTGGAGTTCTTCTGGGCCGCAGGCTTCCCGATCTTCGAGGTCTACGGCATGACCGAATCGACGGTGGTCACCCACGTCAACCGACCTGGCGCCGTGCGCCTGGGTTCGGTGGGCAAACCCCTCGCCTTCGTCGAGGACAAGCTGGCCGAAGACGGCGAGATCTTGATCCGCGGCAAGACGGTGTTCCAAGGTTATTACAAGGCGCCGGAGGCCACGGCCGAGACCGTCGATGCGGAGGGCTGGTTGCACACCGGCGACGTCGGCAAGCGCGACGATGCCGGCTACCTCTACATCGTCGATCGCAAGAAGCACATCATCATCACCGCCGGCGGCAAGAACATCACGCCTGCCAACATCGAGAACGAGATCAAGCACCAAGACCCGCTGATCAGCCACGTCCACGCCCATGGTGACACCCGCGCGTACGTCACTGCCATCGTCTCGGTGAGCCCCATCGAGGCCATCGAGTGGGCAAAGAGCAACGGGCTGGCCAGCGAGGAGGCCGAGCTCGAGCGGATGAAGCTCGCATTGATGCAGAACCCTCTGGCTCTGCCCGACGGCCTGAACGAGCTGATGCAGAAGGTCACCTCACAGCCCGGACTCCGCCAGCGCATCGCCGAGGCCGTGCACCGCGGGAATCAGAAGCTCTCGCGCGTGGAGCAGGTGAAGCGTGTGTACTTGCTGGAGCGCGAGTTCTCTCTGGACGAAGACGAGATCACACCGACGCTGAAGGTCAAGCGCAAGAACGTGGAAAAGAAGTTTGCGTCCACCTTCGACAAACTATACGAAAACGCGCAATTCGACATCGTCGTCATCGACAAGTAGCGCTCCCAGTGACCCGAAAAAAACAACCCAGCTCGAGCCGCAAGGCCTCGAAAAAAACTCGCAAGAAGCCGGCCAAGAAGCCCGCGTTGACGGCCAAGAACGCCGACCGGCACGTGCTCTACCAGCTCAGCGTGCAAGACGCGGAGGTCGAGGTCGATTTCCTGGATCACGTCTATCGCTCGCTGCTCGGACGCCGCCCGCAGAGCCTGTTGGAGGATTTCTGCGGCTCCGCGCTGTTGTGTGCGGAGTGGGTTCGGCGCGGGGAGTCGCGTAAGGCCACTGGCGTCGACATCGACCCGAAAGTGCTGGCCTGGGGCAAACGACACAACGTCGCGGGCCTCGGCGAGTCGGCAAGCCGCCTGTCCTTGTTGCGGCAGGACGTTCGGAGCCCCGTGCGGGCCAAGTTCGACGTCGTGTGTGCCTTCAACTTCAGTTACTGGGTCTTCCGCACGCGCGACGAGATGCGCGCCTACTTCGCCCATGTCCGCACGTTGCTGGCCAAAGATTCGTTCTTCGCCCTCGACGCCTACGGCGGCTGGGAGGCGATCGAGCCAATGGAAGAGCGCCGCCGTATCAAGGGTGGGTTCACCTACGTCTGGGACCAAAATGGCTTCGACCCGATCACTCACGAGGTCGTCAACTACATCCACTTCGAGTTCAAGAACGGCAGCCGCCTGAACAAGGCGTTCAGCTATCACTGGCGGTTCTGGACGCTCCCAGAGCTGCAAGAGTTGCTCGCCGAGGCAGGCTTCTCGGACGTGCAGGTGTACTGGGACTGCTCGAAGAAACCGATGGACGCCGAGGTGTTTCGGCCGCGCCTGCGCGCCCACAACCAGCCCGGCTGGCTCGCGTACATTGTCGCGCGCCGCTGAGCTCTGCTGAGCGCCTCCGCTCGCGCCGCCTGGCCCCTCCCCCTTCCACGCCCGCACAACGGCGCACCCGCTCGGTGCTCCGAGCGGAGAACCGCCGTGCGGCCGCAGGGCGCTCTCGACGTGCTCAGCCAGGCTTGCCTGCCTAGGGTCGATGGCGTATCGCAGCTGCGCGGCTCGAGCCGGAGCGCACCCGCTAGAGGGACGCCATCGGCCACCAACTAGGAGAGAACCATGGGCAGGAAAGTCTACGTCGTGGGCGTGGGAATGACGAAGTTCGAGAAGCCGGGCTCCAAGGAGTGGGACTACCCGGACATGGTCAAGGAGGCCGGCGAGAAGGCACTAGCCGACGCTGGCATTCCCTACACGAAGATCCAGCAAGCCGCGGCCGGCTACGTCTACGGTGAGAGCACCAGTGGGGAGCGCGCCCTGTACGGGCTCGGTCTCACCGGCATCCCCATCTACAACGTCAACAACAACTGCTCCACCGGCTCCACGGCGCTGTTTCTGGCCAAACAGCTGATCGAAGGCGGGCTGGCTGACTGCGTGATGGCCGCCGGCTTCGAGAAGATGGAGAAGGGCTCCCTCGGCGCAAAGTTCATGGACCGGGTGAACCCCATGGACAAACACATGATGCTGATGATGGAGCTGCGAGAGTTCGCGCCGGCTCCGCCGGCAGCGCAGCTGTTCGGCAACGCCGGCCGGGAGCACATGGAGAAGTACGGAACGAAACCCGAGCAGTTCGCCAAGGTGGGCTGGAAGAACCACAAACACTCGGTGAACAACCCGTACTCGCAGTTCCAGGACGAGTACTCGCTCGAAGACATCCTGAACGCCAAGGAGGTCTACGCGCCGCTGACGAAGCTTCAGTGTTGCCCCACCTCGGATGGCGCCGGCGTGGCCATCTTGGCCAGCGCGGAGTTCGTCAAGGCGAACGGTCTGGAGAAGCAGGCGATCGAGATCGCCGGCATGTCGATGGTGACCGATCTGAAGAGCACCTTCGATGAGCGTAGCTGCATCAAGATCGTCGGCTCCGACATGACGCGCAAAGCAGCCCAAACCGCCTACGAGGCGTCGGGCGTGGGTCCCGAGCAGGTCGACGTGATCGAGCTGCATGATTGTTTCAGCACCAACGAGCTGCTCACCTACGAAGCGCTCGGTTTGTGCGAGGCCGGCAAGGGCGGCGAACTGATCGACTCGGGCGCGGTGACCTATGGCGGAAAATGGGTGGTCAATCCGTCGGGCGGTCTAATTTCGAAGGGCCACCCGCTCGGGGCCACGGGCCTCGCCCAGTGTGCCGAGCTCAACTGGCAGCTCCGGGGCCTGTCCGAAAAGCGCCAGGTCAAGGACGCCAAAATCGCGCTGCAACACAACCTCGGCCTCGGTGGCGCGGCCGTGGTGACGGTTTACCGCCGACCCGACGCCATCAACTGATGGCGCGGACCAGGGGCACGACGTGCGCGTGCGCAGTTCTCTAGCAGATTGAGTGTAAGGCCCTCGGGGCTCGACCGTTTTCTACGATCGCGCCCGCGGGGGCCTCGCACATTTCGGGCGCGGGACGGCGGGAAACGGCCGGTTCTCCGACCAACTCGCCGCATGCCACCCATCGATTCCGTCCGTCGATCGTCTCACTTTGGTACCCTCCCCTGACTCTGCCTCCGGCTCGGGTGAAATGATGTCGATCTTCCATCGCGCTGCTCTCTCAGGACTCCTCACGCTCGGACTGATGGGTTGTGCCGCGAGCAAGGCGCAGGAGCCCGCGAGCCCCGAGCCCGGCGGAATGCCAATGCAACAGCCAGGTTATGGGCAACAACCCATGCCCGCCCCGGGGGCGGCGCCGACCGGGACCTCGAGCGCAGCGCCCAACGCAGGCGGTCTCGACCGCGACCAGCCACGTGCGGAGGACGAGAACCAGTTCACGAGCCTCGCGGAGGCCGAGGCGGCACTCGACAGAGCCCGAGCCGAGCTGGGGCCAGCTACCCCGCCCACCCCGGGCGCCAGAGCGAAGACCAGCGAGACCGCCAACAAGAAACCCGCGAAGCCGGCGCCCAGCGGCGGCGAAGCCGAGCCACTCGCCGCTGGTACCGATCGCTGTGTCTCGGCTTGCAAGGCCTTTGCATCGCTCAAGCGCGCCGGTAGCGCGGTGTGCCGCTTGGCTGGTGAAACGAACGAGCGCTGCAAGCGCGCCCGCGGAATCGTACAAGAGAGCGAGACCAAGGTGGCCGTGTGCAAGTGCGCGCCCGACGGAGAATGACCTGAGATGCGCTCTTCAATCGCAGTATCGCTCGTGCTCGCTTGTACCCTCGCGGGCTGCAAGAAGGACGCGGCCCCGGCGGCCAGCGAGGCGCCGCCGCCGGCCCCGCAATCGGTGGCATCTCCGGTGGAACAACCGCCCGCGGCCACCCCGACACCGGAGCCCGAAGCGAAGCCGACACCGGGTCCAGGCCTCGCGCCCGAAGCCGCGAAGGACGAGGACGACAGCCGGCGCAATCTGCTCCGGGACCCGAGCACCCTCGCCGAAGCCGAAACGCAGCTGACCCAAGCGCGAGCCGACCTCGACAAGTCGTTGGGCAAGGCTGGCGACAAGGCCGGCAAGGGCGCCGAGCGCCTGGCTCAGGGTGACGCCCGCTGCCCCGATGCGTGCAAGGCCATGACCTCGCTCCGCCGCGCCGCCGCTGCCGTCTGCAGGCTCGCGGGTGATTCGGCCGACCGCTGCACGCGCGCCAAGAACATCGTGAAGGAAAGCGAGGCCAAGTTGGCCGTCTGCAAGTGCGACCCCGACAAGGAATGACCCAAGCTCCTCGCCTCGCCGCGGTTTGAAGCACGGGAGGCACAAATATGACTCGGATCGGGATTTCCGCGGCCCTCGGCCTGACCCTTCTGGCCATCACCGGAGTCGCCAGCGCTGACGTTCAGAGCGCCGTGCGCACAGACGATGGGGATCGTTACATCTTCGACGACGAGCTCCTGAACTCCGACGTCGGGTTTCCAGCGGGAGCGCGCATCACGGTCAGGCCCCTCGCGGGTCGCGTCTTGCTCATCCGACCGCGAACCTCGTTCGTCCGCGAGATGTTCAAGTCGGTCGAGAAGATGTGAGCTCGGCTCCGGGCTTGGCGCCGCGCGAGACGCTGAACACCGGGTCTGGCAAGCTCACGAGTGAGCGCCCATGGACTCCACACCGCCGGTCGGCCGGCTCGCACCGAGCCCCACGGGGCTGCTCCACCTCGGGCACGCGCGCTCGTTTCTGCTCGCCTGGTGGAGCGTCCGCGCCCGCGGCGGGCGCATCGTTCTGCGTATGGAGGATCTCGACGGTCCTCGAGCCCGCTCGGAGATGATCGACGCCGCGCTCGTGGATCTGACCTGGCTCGGCCTGGATTGGGACGGACCAATGCTGCTGCAGAGCTCCGGCCTCGAGCGGTTGCGCGCCGAGGCCGGTCGACTCAGCGACCTCGGCGCGGCCTACCCGTGCATCTGCTCGAGAGCCGACGTTCGAGCTGCGCTGAGCGCGCCCCACGAGGGGGACGTGGAGGTGCGCTATCCGGGAACCTGCCGCGATCGCTTCGGATCCCGCGAAGACGCACGAAAGCTGACCGGCAAGGACGCCAGCCTGCGCTTCCGGGTGCCGGACGGCGAGACTTTGGTCAAGGACGAGCTCCGAGGCGAGCAGAGCTTCGATGTCGGCGGCACGGTCGGCGACTTCATGGTCATGCGGCGCGATGGCACCCCGGCGTACCAGCTGGCCGTGGTGGTCGATGACGCGGCTCAAGGGGTGACGGAGGTGCTTCGCGGCGACGACCTCTTGCCGAGCGCGGCGCGCCAGATCTTGCTTCAGCGGGCCCTTGGACTCACCTCCCCGCGCTGGCTCCACGTGCCGCTCGTGGTCGACGCCTCCGGCCGACGTTTCGCCAAACGTGCCGATGATCTCAGCCTGGCTGAGCTGCGGGAGCGCGGGGTCGATCCGCGCCGCATCGTCGCCTGGGCAGCCGGGGTTTCGGGGCTCGACGGCGACGAGCGAATGACACCGGAGCAATGCCTGAAGGACTTCTCCCTCGCGCGCTTGCCGCGGGACCCGGTGCGGCTCACGGCCGCAGAGCTTGCTATGCTGAAAACCGCGCCATGAACCCGCATACCCGTCGTAGATTTCTGGCGCTCTCCGGGCTCTTCCCCCTGGTGCTCTCCGGAGTTGCCGGCGCGGAGGAGGACGGCGGTCGCACCGTGTACGTGCAGGCTCTGGGTAAGGCCCTCCCGGAGGCCGACGTGGCCATGGTGGTCGAGGCGCTCCGGGCGTTTTACGCGGTCGAGGTCAAGACCCTGCCGCGGGTCGATCTGCCAAAGAGCGCGTACTACCCGAAGCGCGCGCGCTATCGCGCGGAGAAGCTGCTCGACTTCTTGAAACCGCGCATGCCGAAGGACGGCAGCCGTATCCTCGGGCTGACGAGTGTCGACATCAGTACGACCAAGGGAAAAATCGACGACTGGGGTATCTTGGGACTCGCGACCATCGATGGCGCAGCGTGTGTGTTGTCGTCCTTTCGTTGCAAGCGCCTGGCGAAGAACGCCTTGCACGCCCGGATCCGGCTCGGCAAGGTGGCGGTGCACGAGATTGGGCACACCTTCGGGCTCGATCACTGTCCCAACCGCGGCTGTCTCATGGAGGACGGCGGCGGCAGCGTGTTGACGACGGACCGCGAATACGATCTCTGTTTCGAGAGCAGGCAGGCGCTGACCTCCCATGGGATCGAGCTGGCCGACGGCACGATCCCGTGGCCGAAGCCGAAGGCGAAGTAGACGCCCTGCGCCGCCGTGTCAGTGGATGCGCGGGGCGATGGGCAGCCTCGCCACGATTTCGGACTCGGCGTCCGCCATCTGCTCCAGTCGAGCACGGGTGATCTCCCTGCCAAATCGGGTCTCGGCCAGGTGCACGAACAGCGCAGCATGGCCGGCTTCGCTGGACTCCAGCCGCCGGAAAAACTGCGCGAGCTCCGACTCTCCTCGGCGCTCGAGCTCACGCCGAAGTAGGCGGAAGCGCTCACACGAGCGCGCTTCGATCAAGGCGGCGACCAGCAGCCGGTCCAGCTTCCTCAGCTCGACCGGATGACGGAGGAGACCCATGAGGGCTCGCGCGTAGGGATCACCGCGGTCCCTCGTCAGCTCGGCGCCGCGTTCGGTGAGCAGCTGGTGCACTTGCCGAAAGTGCCCCAGCTCCTCCTCTGCCAACGCCGCGAGCACCCGCACCAGCTCGGTGTCCTCTGGGTAGTCGTTGATCAACGCGATGGCGCTCGCGGTGGCCTTCTTCTCGCAGTGTGCGTGGTCTGCCAGCGTCGCCGGCAAGTCGTCCGCCGCGACCTTGCACCAAGCTTCCGACGTCTCGCTCTTGAGCAAGCGTTCGGCGGGGCGCTGCGCGTCGAGCATGGCGTCGGGATCTACAACGAGTGGCTCAACCGCGCACCAGGCGAAACACCGGCAGCTCGGGTCGGCACAGAAAGCGCGCGTGCACGACGCTGGTGCCGGTGCCCCGGCTGACGTAGGCCTTGCCACCCAGTGTGTCGTAGAAACCCGCGCTGAAGCGCCCGCTGCCCGGTGGCAGAAATGGCATGAGCGAGCCGACCCGAACCTGACCCCCGTGGGTGTGCCCGGCCAGCGAGAGGGCGAAGCGCGGGGCT is part of the Myxococcales bacterium genome and encodes:
- a CDS encoding class I SAM-dependent methyltransferase, producing the protein MTAKNADRHVLYQLSVQDAEVEVDFLDHVYRSLLGRRPQSLLEDFCGSALLCAEWVRRGESRKATGVDIDPKVLAWGKRHNVAGLGESASRLSLLRQDVRSPVRAKFDVVCAFNFSYWVFRTRDEMRAYFAHVRTLLAKDSFFALDAYGGWEAIEPMEERRRIKGGFTYVWDQNGFDPITHEVVNYIHFEFKNGSRLNKAFSYHWRFWTLPELQELLAEAGFSDVQVYWDCSKKPMDAEVFRPRLRAHNQPGWLAYIVARR
- a CDS encoding matrixin family metalloprotease is translated as MNPHTRRRFLALSGLFPLVLSGVAGAEEDGGRTVYVQALGKALPEADVAMVVEALRAFYAVEVKTLPRVDLPKSAYYPKRARYRAEKLLDFLKPRMPKDGSRILGLTSVDISTTKGKIDDWGILGLATIDGAACVLSSFRCKRLAKNALHARIRLGKVAVHEIGHTFGLDHCPNRGCLMEDGGGSVLTTDREYDLCFESRQALTSHGIELADGTIPWPKPKAK
- a CDS encoding lipid-transfer protein, which translates into the protein MGRKVYVVGVGMTKFEKPGSKEWDYPDMVKEAGEKALADAGIPYTKIQQAAAGYVYGESTSGERALYGLGLTGIPIYNVNNNCSTGSTALFLAKQLIEGGLADCVMAAGFEKMEKGSLGAKFMDRVNPMDKHMMLMMELREFAPAPPAAQLFGNAGREHMEKYGTKPEQFAKVGWKNHKHSVNNPYSQFQDEYSLEDILNAKEVYAPLTKLQCCPTSDGAGVAILASAEFVKANGLEKQAIEIAGMSMVTDLKSTFDERSCIKIVGSDMTRKAAQTAYEASGVGPEQVDVIELHDCFSTNELLTYEALGLCEAGKGGELIDSGAVTYGGKWVVNPSGGLISKGHPLGATGLAQCAELNWQLRGLSEKRQVKDAKIALQHNLGLGGAAVVTVYRRPDAIN
- a CDS encoding tRNA-(ms[2]io[6]A)-hydroxylase, whose translation is MLDAQRPAERLLKSETSEAWCKVAADDLPATLADHAHCEKKATASAIALINDYPEDTELVRVLAALAEEELGHFRQVHQLLTERGAELTRDRGDPYARALMGLLRHPVELRKLDRLLVAALIEARSCERFRLLRRELERRGESELAQFFRRLESSEAGHAALFVHLAETRFGREITRARLEQMADAESEIVARLPIAPRIH
- a CDS encoding long-chain fatty acid--CoA ligase; this translates as MLDQIRSPANPTKPVIPDCKTLPELFLGRVDRSPHATTWRRKVDGAWVSSTWRDFYESAAALAAWLMDAGLAPGDKITVVGSTRPEWCIADIGGLLAGAVTVGAYPTLTAEQLGYILENSDSRFVIVEDGEQLDKVIAAKPGLPKLERALVWETRGIEDQLKNESWITPFADALTKVPERQRVEARVRQIDPKSTAIIVYTSGTTGPPKGAMISHENIVTLLGSSTIMEFDENDCGLSFLPMAHVAERVLAFYGRINHGIATAYASSVPAVLEEVKEVQPTIFGSVPRIFEKAYARIQSEVQKAPPGKQKAFRWAEGVGHEVVALWQAGKPIPLGLRMKHALADRLVFSKLRAVFGGRVRYYVTGAAPIPRKMLEFFWAAGFPIFEVYGMTESTVVTHVNRPGAVRLGSVGKPLAFVEDKLAEDGEILIRGKTVFQGYYKAPEATAETVDAEGWLHTGDVGKRDDAGYLYIVDRKKHIIITAGGKNITPANIENEIKHQDPLISHVHAHGDTRAYVTAIVSVSPIEAIEWAKSNGLASEEAELERMKLALMQNPLALPDGLNELMQKVTSQPGLRQRIAEAVHRGNQKLSRVEQVKRVYLLEREFSLDEDEITPTLKVKRKNVEKKFASTFDKLYENAQFDIVVIDK
- the gluQRS gene encoding tRNA glutamyl-Q(34) synthetase GluQRS; translation: MDSTPPVGRLAPSPTGLLHLGHARSFLLAWWSVRARGGRIVLRMEDLDGPRARSEMIDAALVDLTWLGLDWDGPMLLQSSGLERLRAEAGRLSDLGAAYPCICSRADVRAALSAPHEGDVEVRYPGTCRDRFGSREDARKLTGKDASLRFRVPDGETLVKDELRGEQSFDVGGTVGDFMVMRRDGTPAYQLAVVVDDAAQGVTEVLRGDDLLPSAARQILLQRALGLTSPRWLHVPLVVDASGRRFAKRADDLSLAELRERGVDPRRIVAWAAGVSGLDGDERMTPEQCLKDFSLARLPRDPVRLTAAELAMLKTAP